From Desertibacillus haloalkaliphilus, one genomic window encodes:
- a CDS encoding alcohol dehydrogenase catalytic domain-containing protein, with amino-acid sequence MKALRWHDQKDIRLEEIDEPTVAPGKVKLKVKWCGICGSDLHEYLGGPIFIPVNEPHPLTKEKAPITLGHEFSGEVVEVGEGVSNYKVGDRVV; translated from the coding sequence TGGCACGATCAAAAGGACATTCGACTAGAGGAAATTGATGAACCAACAGTTGCTCCAGGAAAAGTGAAACTGAAAGTAAAATGGTGCGGCATTTGCGGTAGTGATTTACATGAATATTTAGGCGGACCGATCTTTATTCCTGTGAATGAACCTCATCCACTTACAAAAGAAAAAGCACCCATTACACTGGGACACGAGTTCTCTGGTGAAGTTGTAGAAGTTGGAGAAGGCGTGAGTAATTACAAAGTAGGCGATCGAGTGGTTG